One Caldivirga sp. genomic region harbors:
- a CDS encoding RIO1 family regulatory kinase/ATPase, whose amino-acid sequence MYELFIKLCSNIGCPSSYSEEVLKQLRNLGVTELVNEGPVEFIGGLRLLGKGQNSFVFKCKIRNLEGYYACKVRRFDSSRPSLLNEAYSVKLANEVNVGPLLINYTSDVLVMEYVNGVPLGAYLKQADYDSIKAVVKDLLMQGFKLDSIGLIHGELSRIREHVIISNRVYIIDFESASRLTKSTTNVTQLTSALMLSKGTIQAKVKEALGLRDANTLIKLLQLYKVKPSQDSFNLILRFLGLLN is encoded by the coding sequence GTGTACGAATTGTTCATTAAATTATGCAGTAATATTGGCTGCCCAAGTAGTTATAGTGAGGAAGTACTTAAGCAATTAAGGAATCTAGGAGTTACTGAGTTGGTTAATGAGGGGCCTGTTGAATTCATAGGTGGCCTTAGACTACTTGGTAAGGGGCAGAATAGCTTCGTTTTTAAGTGCAAAATCAGGAACCTTGAAGGCTACTACGCATGTAAGGTAAGGAGGTTTGATTCATCAAGGCCTAGCCTACTTAATGAGGCGTACAGTGTTAAGTTAGCTAATGAGGTTAACGTGGGTCCTCTTTTAATTAACTACACCAGTGATGTCTTAGTTATGGAGTACGTTAACGGGGTACCACTAGGTGCATATCTTAAGCAGGCTGATTACGATTCAATTAAGGCAGTGGTTAAGGATTTATTAATGCAGGGTTTTAAACTTGATTCAATAGGGTTAATTCACGGTGAGTTAAGTAGGATTCGGGAACACGTAATTATTAGTAATAGGGTTTATATAATTGACTTCGAGAGTGCAAGTAGGCTTACTAAATCAACAACTAATGTTACTCAACTCACTAGTGCACTCATGCTTAGTAAAGGAACAATACAGGCTAAGGTTAAGGAGGCCCTTGGCCTGCGGGACGCCAATACGTTAATTAAACTACTTCAATTATATAAGGTTAAGCCAAGTCAAGATTCATTTAACCTAATTCTTAGATTCCTAGGCTTACTAAATTAA
- a CDS encoding sugar phosphate isomerase/epimerase → MVHVRIGINAWSYPSTINMHDAIKHAKSAGFELFEPVIDESDLNSFNSSDFSRKWSNVKEIAEGVGIGLYTIATGLYWRFNMILEDQFEKVSRVLETQAKAASIIGAKVLLVVPGVAVPELSYEKHIERAKATLSKLAKMAENYGVVIGVENVWNRMLASPLDMRMLLNELDPKVVGVYLDVGNTLPHSLPEHWIMTLKDRIVAMHAKDFLAEPNRCTFGIPLTGSVNWSNVKKLLNELGYGGPLTAEIPPYPGDPLKAAEDTASSLKRIFG, encoded by the coding sequence ATGGTGCACGTAAGGATAGGTATTAACGCCTGGAGTTATCCTTCAACCATCAATATGCATGATGCCATTAAGCATGCTAAGAGTGCTGGTTTTGAATTATTTGAGCCAGTTATTGATGAATCGGACCTAAATTCTTTCAATTCATCCGACTTCTCTAGAAAGTGGAGTAATGTTAAGGAGATTGCTGAAGGTGTTGGAATAGGTCTATACACGATTGCCACGGGCCTATACTGGAGGTTCAACATGATTCTTGAGGATCAGTTTGAGAAAGTTTCAAGGGTCCTGGAAACTCAGGCTAAGGCGGCAAGCATAATTGGGGCTAAGGTTCTCCTCGTAGTTCCAGGGGTTGCAGTACCTGAATTAAGCTATGAGAAGCATATTGAGAGGGCTAAGGCAACATTATCTAAGTTAGCCAAGATGGCGGAGAATTATGGTGTGGTTATTGGGGTTGAGAATGTTTGGAACAGGATGCTTGCTAGCCCATTGGACATGAGGATGCTGCTTAATGAACTAGACCCGAAGGTTGTTGGGGTATACTTAGATGTTGGCAATACTCTACCCCATAGTTTACCGGAGCATTGGATAATGACGCTTAAGGATAGGATAGTTGCTATGCATGCTAAGGATTTCCTAGCAGAACCCAATAGGTGCACATTTGGTATACCATTAACAGGCAGTGTTAATTGGAGTAATGTTAAGAAGTTGCTTAATGAGTTAGGGTATGGGGGACCCTTAACAGCCGAGATACCACCATACCCTGGTGACCCATTAAAGGCCGCTGAGGATACTGCATCATCCCTTAAGAGAATTTTTGGGTGA
- a CDS encoding dipeptidase, protein MYPVIDLHEDIAYHLMFGSRVQDFNIDAEGRQSDIPKLKQANVKLVFASVFPIITTYNPSQGEAVRSSSPYSTKGIALEMVKAYYRLIDRFSDDLMLVNNVKDVNDVFNTDKIGLLISMEGADALEEPYDLVMFHKLGVNSIGITWNFDNKYGASCFTKKDYGLTNYGEELIKLANRIGVIVDLAHASRRTMIDALSTSRKPIVISHSNSRAVNNHPRNTDDEVLGLLKSNGGVIGITMIPETIGAKPTVDSLILHAKHIRDAFGAEILALGTDYLGIGSTPQGLESIKDINKLINGLLNAGFNEEEVNGLLYKNALRVIRANLA, encoded by the coding sequence ATGTATCCGGTAATTGATCTACATGAGGACATAGCGTATCACTTAATGTTTGGTTCCAGGGTTCAGGACTTCAATATTGATGCTGAAGGTAGGCAGTCAGATATCCCTAAACTTAAGCAGGCTAATGTTAAATTAGTCTTCGCTTCAGTGTTCCCCATAATAACCACGTATAACCCTAGTCAAGGCGAGGCAGTACGCTCATCATCACCCTACTCAACTAAGGGTATCGCCCTTGAGATGGTTAAAGCATATTATAGGCTTATTGACAGGTTTAGTGATGATTTAATGCTTGTTAATAATGTTAAGGACGTTAATGATGTTTTCAATACGGATAAGATAGGTCTCCTAATATCAATGGAGGGTGCTGATGCCCTAGAGGAACCATACGACTTAGTGATGTTTCACAAGCTTGGGGTTAATTCCATAGGCATAACGTGGAATTTCGATAATAAGTATGGGGCATCATGCTTCACTAAGAAGGACTATGGGTTAACTAACTATGGGGAAGAGTTAATTAAGTTAGCTAATAGGATTGGGGTTATTGTTGATCTAGCGCACGCAAGTAGAAGAACGATGATTGATGCATTGTCAACCTCCAGGAAACCTATCGTGATAAGTCACAGTAACTCTAGGGCTGTTAATAATCATCCAAGGAATACCGACGATGAGGTTCTTGGCTTGCTTAAAAGCAATGGTGGAGTAATAGGCATAACAATGATACCTGAAACCATTGGGGCTAAGCCAACGGTTGACTCATTAATACTGCATGCTAAGCACATACGTGATGCGTTTGGGGCAGAAATATTAGCGTTAGGCACAGATTACCTAGGCATTGGAAGTACTCCTCAAGGTCTTGAAAGCATTAAAGACATTAATAAGCTAATTAATGGCCTATTGAACGCTGGATTTAATGAGGAGGAGGTGAATGGGTTGCTTTATAAAAATGCGTTAAGGGTTATTAGGGCAAACTTAGCCTAA
- a CDS encoding sodium-translocating pyrophosphatase has protein sequence MINPLVLVGLSAGLVGILISIFIYLWIQRQPLGDENMVNVWSAIREGANAYMKRQIRTILLFSAVISVVVALSVYAGYSIKVLPAHPELKSEVTLESILIGVSVLLGSAASLTAAFLSMDASTKANVRTTEAAKKGVKYALKVAVLGGSVLGFSVPSVSVFALALLFIVYSIIVGGAATPFNLRVVLDGLAGFAFGASLSALFAQIGGGIYTKAADVGADLVGKVEVGIPEDDPRNPAVIADQVGDNVGDCAGRGADIFESVTAELLGTMIVGWTVYFFLVEAGYPITEALSFVFLPFLTGAVRVIATIPGVLVSAYQGDFKDPMEPLRNGVVASAVTAVVGFFLVFYFLMPKVWAYFFMASLAGIVAAIIIVLVTNYYTGREAKPVVEIAEASRVSPALTILQGLTTGMNATFIPIIVIALTLLASFALGMTAPLPVIMSNYTIGSIPIARFIYGIYGTAAATLGMLSLAGIIMTLDGAGPITDNASGIAEMSELSPEVRGRLDPLDSIGNVTKALTKGYAMGSAALAALLLFQAFIQDYVARNPAVIQVTGTDASLNLGSFISVMDYLLNHLMLMRADILVSVLVGAMLPFLFSSLALRAVTKAAWNMVEEVRRQFRERPGILKGIEKPDYYRAVDISTQFALRNMVTPTLSVILTPLIIGLLFGGPAVGALVIGATTSGIVLAITMMWGGAAWDNAKKYIEAGHLGGKGSTAHAAAVIGDTVGDPLKDTAGPSLHIVIKLLNTISLVFIPLYMIWLLQGVFP, from the coding sequence ATGATTAACCCCCTAGTACTAGTAGGATTATCAGCCGGCTTAGTAGGGATACTTATCTCCATCTTCATTTACCTATGGATTCAGAGGCAGCCACTTGGCGACGAAAACATGGTTAATGTGTGGAGTGCAATAAGGGAAGGCGCCAATGCGTATATGAAGAGGCAAATAAGGACTATACTACTCTTCTCAGCGGTAATATCAGTTGTAGTAGCCTTGAGTGTTTATGCTGGTTACAGTATTAAGGTTTTACCTGCACACCCTGAACTGAAGAGTGAGGTTACCCTTGAGTCTATATTAATTGGTGTATCCGTTTTACTTGGCAGTGCAGCATCATTAACCGCAGCATTCCTAAGCATGGATGCGTCCACTAAGGCTAACGTGAGAACCACTGAAGCCGCTAAGAAAGGCGTGAAGTATGCCCTAAAGGTTGCTGTACTCGGTGGTAGTGTGCTTGGATTCTCAGTACCCTCAGTGAGCGTTTTCGCCTTGGCTTTACTCTTCATAGTTTACTCAATTATTGTTGGAGGAGCGGCAACGCCATTTAATTTAAGGGTTGTTTTAGATGGCTTAGCAGGTTTCGCATTTGGTGCTAGTTTATCAGCACTATTCGCCCAAATAGGTGGTGGAATATACACTAAGGCTGCAGATGTTGGAGCTGACCTAGTGGGTAAGGTTGAGGTAGGGATCCCTGAGGATGACCCAAGGAATCCAGCTGTAATAGCTGACCAGGTTGGTGATAATGTTGGTGACTGCGCTGGGAGAGGTGCTGATATATTTGAGTCCGTTACTGCAGAGTTGCTTGGAACAATGATAGTTGGTTGGACAGTCTACTTCTTCCTAGTTGAGGCTGGTTACCCAATTACCGAAGCCTTAAGTTTCGTATTCCTACCATTCCTAACAGGAGCAGTAAGAGTTATTGCAACTATTCCAGGGGTTCTGGTATCAGCCTATCAAGGTGACTTTAAGGATCCCATGGAGCCATTAAGGAATGGGGTAGTTGCATCAGCGGTAACTGCAGTAGTGGGATTCTTCCTAGTGTTCTACTTCCTAATGCCGAAGGTATGGGCTTACTTCTTCATGGCGTCATTAGCTGGGATAGTGGCCGCAATAATAATAGTCCTAGTCACTAACTACTATACGGGTAGGGAGGCTAAGCCGGTGGTTGAGATTGCTGAGGCATCTAGGGTAAGTCCAGCATTAACGATACTTCAAGGCTTAACAACAGGCATGAACGCAACCTTCATACCAATCATAGTTATTGCGCTAACCTTACTGGCGTCATTTGCCCTAGGCATGACTGCACCCCTACCGGTAATAATGAGCAATTACACCATAGGTAGTATTCCCATTGCAAGATTCATCTACGGCATATACGGCACTGCAGCAGCAACCCTGGGTATGTTATCCCTGGCTGGAATAATAATGACACTTGATGGGGCAGGCCCAATAACTGATAACGCCAGTGGTATTGCTGAGATGAGTGAATTAAGCCCGGAGGTTAGGGGTAGGCTTGATCCACTGGACTCAATAGGTAATGTGACTAAGGCTCTCACTAAGGGTTACGCCATGGGTTCAGCGGCATTAGCGGCGCTCCTACTATTCCAAGCCTTCATACAGGATTACGTGGCAAGGAACCCAGCTGTAATACAAGTTACAGGCACTGATGCGTCACTTAACCTGGGGAGTTTCATAAGCGTTATGGATTACCTCCTCAACCACTTAATGCTAATGAGGGCTGACATACTGGTAAGCGTCCTAGTAGGTGCAATGCTTCCCTTCCTCTTCAGTTCACTAGCCTTAAGGGCTGTGACCAAGGCTGCTTGGAATATGGTTGAGGAGGTTAGGAGGCAATTCAGGGAGAGACCTGGAATACTGAAGGGTATTGAGAAGCCTGATTACTATAGGGCAGTAGACATAAGTACCCAATTCGCGCTGAGAAACATGGTAACACCAACATTATCCGTAATACTAACACCCCTAATAATAGGGTTATTATTCGGCGGACCAGCAGTAGGTGCCTTAGTCATAGGTGCAACCACAAGTGGTATTGTATTGGCCATAACCATGATGTGGGGTGGTGCAGCCTGGGACAACGCTAAGAAGTACATTGAGGCAGGGCATCTTGGAGGAAAGGGATCAACAGCTCATGCTGCTGCAGTTATAGGTGATACCGTAGGTGATCCATTAAAGGATACTGCAGGCCCATCCCTGCACATAGTGATTAAGCTACTTAACACAATATCCCTAGTTTTCATACCACTTTACATGATATGGCTACTTCAAGGTGTATTCCCATAA
- a CDS encoding DUF1641 domain-containing protein: MSQADFNDLINAVAVALSQMSKDELSSTVQEAVQCVLCSLYGVSSNVKHEVKPINGLEDILRALNDPYVRKGIGLLIELLRSMGKCLDTAEKVKKMNENGTCNINLPCHIIAHGNGANTT, encoded by the coding sequence ATGAGTCAAGCCGACTTCAATGATTTAATTAACGCTGTGGCAGTTGCCTTATCTCAGATGAGTAAAGATGAGTTAAGCTCAACAGTACAAGAGGCTGTTCAATGTGTACTTTGTTCTCTTTATGGGGTATCATCAAATGTTAAACATGAGGTTAAACCCATTAATGGACTTGAGGACATATTAAGGGCATTGAATGATCCATATGTTAGGAAAGGCATAGGATTACTCATTGAATTACTTAGAAGTATGGGTAAGTGCCTTGATACTGCAGAGAAGGTTAAGAAAATGAACGAGAATGGTACATGCAACATTAATTTACCCTGCCACATAATAGCCCATGGTAATGGTGCAAACACTACCTAG
- a CDS encoding M42 family metallopeptidase, producing the protein MDYEGFLTLLRELSEAFGPSGFEDEVRELVIREMEPYVDELEVDKWGNVVGVKYGSRKDLKVMVAAHMDEIGLMIDSIDRNGFLRFRGIGGWNEVTLVGQRVVIKTQDGNKIKGVVGSRPPHITPQGKEKEAPEMKELFIDIGAYSLSDVEKLGVRIGSVAVLDRSFEVLNNDTVTGKAFDDRVGLAVMLWALRQLKSHEVTVYTVATVQEEVGLKGAQVAAERVYPDFAIALDTTIAADVPGVSEREYVSRLGAGPALKIMDGGRGGLFIAHPGLTNYIINTAKANNIPYQLEVLIGGTTDAAGIAFRKDGIPASTISIPTRYVHSPVEVLKVSDALNASRLLTLVVQGAGEELVNNLRSKVIKGIGLKVT; encoded by the coding sequence ATGGACTATGAGGGTTTCTTAACCCTACTAAGGGAACTATCCGAAGCCTTCGGCCCCTCCGGCTTTGAGGATGAGGTTAGGGAATTAGTTATTAGGGAAATGGAACCCTATGTTGATGAGTTGGAGGTGGATAAGTGGGGTAATGTTGTTGGCGTTAAGTATGGTAGTAGGAAGGATCTTAAAGTAATGGTTGCGGCACACATGGATGAGATAGGGTTAATGATTGATAGTATTGACAGGAATGGCTTCTTAAGGTTTAGGGGGATTGGAGGGTGGAATGAGGTTACATTAGTTGGCCAAAGAGTAGTGATTAAGACGCAGGATGGTAATAAGATTAAGGGTGTTGTCGGTTCAAGACCACCCCACATAACTCCGCAAGGTAAAGAAAAGGAGGCTCCTGAAATGAAGGAATTATTTATTGACATTGGAGCATACAGCTTAAGTGACGTTGAAAAGCTTGGAGTAAGGATTGGTTCAGTAGCCGTCTTAGATAGGTCATTTGAGGTCCTTAATAATGATACTGTGACTGGTAAGGCGTTTGATGATAGGGTTGGGTTAGCTGTAATGCTGTGGGCCCTTAGGCAGTTGAAGAGTCATGAAGTCACCGTTTATACTGTCGCCACGGTACAGGAGGAAGTTGGTTTAAAGGGTGCGCAGGTGGCCGCTGAGAGAGTTTACCCAGACTTCGCAATAGCCTTGGACACAACCATAGCGGCTGATGTGCCAGGTGTATCAGAACGTGAATACGTGTCTAGGCTTGGTGCAGGTCCAGCATTAAAAATAATGGATGGTGGAAGGGGTGGCTTATTCATAGCGCACCCAGGTTTAACCAACTACATTATTAACACTGCTAAGGCTAATAATATTCCATATCAATTGGAGGTATTGATTGGCGGTACTACTGATGCCGCTGGGATAGCCTTTAGGAAGGATGGTATACCTGCATCAACAATCTCAATACCCACCAGGTATGTTCACTCACCTGTTGAGGTACTTAAGGTGAGTGATGCGCTTAATGCATCGAGGCTACTTACCCTTGTAGTACAGGGTGCTGGTGAGGAACTAGTAAATAACCTTAGGAGTAAGGTAATTAAGGGAATTGGGCTTAAGGTAACCTGA
- a CDS encoding tRNA pseudouridine(54/55) synthase Pus10, protein MSIIEEAKKALLKYPLCDHCLGRLFASRGFMISNEERGRSIKNVLFMEALNSSAGTYDEGVLTALARSGHRGSLLFMRRIGKAVEPQSCFICGNLFDKININSIVNRVKEIINEQGIEFGSFQVGSVVSRMIIDNEVKVSTELGITSSESIKREINRMIGKALADSLGKRYSRLNPDVVVRVNTGDGSVSVEVMPVYIEARYRKLIRGIPQVGDASVASVAKETVIELKPLDVVLHFAGVEGPEVRVLGLGRPMVIEAIRPLSRNIREGTIIKNGVQLLNLKAAGKVQVREIKSKAGELRRVYRVLVKLYGNVNDEQLKSLEDYFSNRQIRQSMGRGKRVKLIYGLKVIPVSGSVLELIIDTQGGFSIRRFITSEGTEPSISGTLGVKVIPIEVDILGIWY, encoded by the coding sequence ATGAGTATAATTGAGGAGGCTAAGAAAGCGCTGTTAAAGTACCCATTATGTGACCACTGCTTAGGTAGGTTATTTGCTTCAAGGGGCTTCATGATTAGTAATGAGGAGCGTGGTAGGTCTATAAAGAACGTGCTTTTCATGGAGGCTTTAAACTCCTCAGCCGGTACGTATGATGAGGGTGTCCTCACTGCACTAGCTAGAAGTGGACATAGGGGGAGCTTATTATTCATGAGGAGAATAGGTAAGGCTGTTGAACCACAGTCATGCTTCATCTGCGGTAATCTATTTGATAAAATCAATATTAATAGTATTGTTAATAGGGTTAAGGAGATAATTAATGAACAGGGTATTGAGTTCGGTAGTTTTCAAGTGGGTTCGGTGGTTAGTAGAATGATAATTGATAATGAGGTTAAGGTATCAACGGAATTAGGCATAACAAGCAGTGAATCGATTAAGAGGGAGATAAACAGGATGATTGGTAAAGCATTGGCGGATAGCCTAGGTAAAAGGTATAGTAGGTTGAATCCTGACGTAGTGGTGAGGGTAAATACCGGTGATGGTTCAGTAAGTGTTGAAGTAATGCCAGTCTACATTGAGGCTAGGTATAGGAAATTAATTAGAGGAATACCACAGGTTGGGGATGCTTCAGTGGCAAGTGTTGCTAAGGAAACTGTAATTGAGTTAAAGCCACTGGATGTGGTGCTTCACTTCGCTGGTGTTGAGGGACCTGAGGTGAGGGTGCTTGGGTTAGGAAGGCCAATGGTTATTGAGGCTATTAGGCCACTAAGCAGAAATATACGTGAAGGTACTATTATCAAAAATGGAGTTCAGCTACTTAACCTTAAGGCGGCAGGTAAGGTTCAGGTTAGGGAAATTAAGTCCAAGGCGGGTGAATTAAGAAGGGTTTACAGGGTCCTAGTCAAATTATACGGTAATGTCAATGATGAACAGTTAAAGAGCCTTGAGGATTACTTCAGTAATAGGCAGATTAGGCAAAGCATGGGTAGAGGTAAAAGGGTTAAGTTAATTTACGGTTTAAAGGTGATCCCTGTATCCGGCAGCGTCCTTGAATTAATAATAGATACGCAAGGTGGCTTCAGTATAAGAAGGTTTATTACGAGTGAGGGGACAGAACCATCGATATCAGGTACATTGGGTGTTAAGGTTATTCCCATTGAGGTTGATATACTTGGCATTTGGTATTAG
- a CDS encoding UbiA family prenyltransferase — translation MSKVTGIIRLGRMEHGLLTAITVVSSYYVSGGRNGYVALTLLLSSFFAEVFLFVTNDIHNINEDRLNRPNAPLITGVISLKEASWVALISLALSLIQVIPVLMGLTNLFSLAVLLSALILGYLYNSRLKRVAVINNILVALVTSLTYLYGLASVIMIKYQVLEFMLLLFLTSFIATLGREIVKGSLDHDGDLKAGISTIATKYGPEVANRVGSVIMLIAVASSVPLIAVSMVVLGKFSLIFTSFVVLTDALMVNLSIRVLNGNLRGFRELSLLAMGLTLTGLMLSSLLLFISA, via the coding sequence ATGAGTAAGGTTACTGGCATTATTAGGTTAGGTAGGATGGAGCATGGATTATTAACAGCCATAACCGTTGTATCTTCATACTACGTGTCTGGTGGCCGTAATGGCTACGTAGCCTTAACCCTACTATTATCCTCATTTTTCGCAGAGGTATTCTTATTCGTAACTAATGATATTCATAACATTAATGAGGATAGGTTAAATAGACCTAATGCACCCTTAATTACAGGCGTTATCTCCCTCAAGGAAGCTTCATGGGTAGCCTTAATTTCACTTGCATTATCACTTATTCAAGTAATACCAGTGTTAATGGGGTTAACTAACCTGTTCTCTCTAGCTGTATTGCTTTCAGCGTTGATACTTGGTTATTTGTATAATTCAAGGCTTAAGCGTGTTGCAGTGATTAATAATATCTTAGTCGCTTTAGTGACTTCATTAACGTACTTATATGGCTTAGCGTCAGTAATTATGATTAAGTATCAGGTACTGGAATTTATGCTGTTGCTCTTTCTTACATCATTCATTGCAACCTTAGGTAGAGAGATAGTTAAGGGTTCCCTAGACCATGATGGTGACTTAAAGGCCGGTATATCAACAATAGCCACTAAGTATGGGCCTGAGGTAGCTAATAGGGTGGGTTCAGTAATTATGTTGATTGCGGTTGCATCATCAGTACCACTTATTGCGGTATCAATGGTGGTGTTAGGTAAATTCAGCTTAATATTTACGTCATTCGTTGTATTGACTGATGCACTAATGGTAAATCTCTCCATTAGGGTTCTTAACGGTAACCTAAGGGGTTTTAGGGAATTAAGCCTACTGGCAATGGGATTAACCTTAACTGGTTTAATGCTTAGTTCACTATTACTATTCATCAGCGCTTAA
- a CDS encoding Gfo/Idh/MocA family oxidoreductase: MVSIGLIGVGGMGSTHFKMINDLGVKVTAVSDIDEVRLTEYSKLGIRTYKDYIKMLDDGGFDGVIIATPPSLHTEQAIYALRKGYYVFLEKPMASDLEGARQIYNEAKGKGRLMIGFTLRFHKLYIMVKGMLDSKLGKPVAMWHIALGTMPTTGWLKDKKVSGGILNEHGVHVLHQYYWYAGKVKEVYADAVTITSGITVEDNVTVFMKHEGGASSIFHLSWSGGHSWRKWGLTAEKGRVTVEGYVTGNYVVSDLNGNIIEKGDFEESIMHAYIDEVKHFIKCIENHERPIVNEEDGYHIQQIVDAAYKSALTHSKVIIS, encoded by the coding sequence TTGGTTAGCATAGGCTTAATAGGAGTTGGTGGAATGGGGAGTACACACTTTAAGATGATTAATGATCTTGGAGTTAAGGTTACCGCCGTCTCCGATATTGATGAAGTAAGATTAACGGAATACTCTAAGCTAGGTATTAGGACCTATAAGGATTACATTAAGATGCTTGATGATGGCGGATTCGACGGGGTTATAATAGCTACCCCACCGAGCCTGCATACTGAGCAGGCTATTTACGCGCTTAGGAAGGGTTACTACGTATTCCTTGAGAAGCCAATGGCTAGTGATCTTGAGGGGGCTAGGCAAATATACAATGAGGCTAAGGGTAAGGGTAGGTTAATGATTGGTTTTACGCTTAGATTCCATAAACTCTACATCATGGTTAAAGGCATGCTTGATTCTAAGTTAGGTAAACCGGTAGCAATGTGGCACATAGCCCTAGGTACAATGCCCACCACTGGCTGGCTTAAGGATAAGAAGGTAAGTGGAGGCATCCTTAATGAACATGGGGTTCATGTCCTCCACCAATACTACTGGTATGCAGGCAAGGTCAAGGAGGTTTACGCTGATGCAGTCACAATAACCAGTGGAATAACTGTTGAGGATAATGTTACCGTATTCATGAAGCATGAGGGTGGGGCTTCCTCAATATTCCACCTAAGCTGGAGTGGAGGACATAGTTGGAGAAAATGGGGATTAACCGCCGAGAAGGGTAGAGTTACGGTTGAGGGCTACGTTACAGGTAACTACGTAGTCTCTGACCTCAATGGTAACATTATTGAAAAAGGCGATTTCGAGGAATCAATAATGCATGCATATATTGATGAGGTTAAACACTTCATAAAATGCATTGAGAATCACGAGAGACCAATAGTTAATGAGGAGGATGGCTACCATATTCAGCAGATTGTTGATGCTGCGTATAAATCAGCATTAACCCATAGTAAAGTAATAATTAGTTAA
- a CDS encoding RsmD family RNA methyltransferase, translated as MRIINFKPKSSSTYTYWDIKEESVIVKYMHEQCKPLFIKNGESLTRLYIESGGHSYKLCSSNRGWAPTLVIDGIVMHTVMNDPLKYSYVKISGVRIRGVVLDCCTGLGYTTLVALRKGARRVVTVEADDNVIELASYNPWSIHLADPRVDLMLGDIYEVSGWIRDSAFDVIIHDPPRPTKRFTALYSEELYRIYSRLLRKGGLLYHYVPMTGVKYRGRNVRRGVIERLRSVGFIIIGENEYGLLARKGS; from the coding sequence TTGAGGATCATTAACTTTAAACCGAAATCAAGCAGCACGTACACTTACTGGGACATTAAAGAGGAATCAGTAATAGTGAAGTATATGCATGAGCAGTGTAAACCCCTCTTTATTAAGAATGGTGAATCACTTACTAGACTTTACATAGAGTCAGGTGGCCATAGTTACAAACTATGCTCCTCGAATAGGGGGTGGGCACCAACATTAGTGATTGATGGGATCGTAATGCACACCGTTATGAATGACCCATTAAAGTACAGTTACGTTAAGATAAGTGGGGTAAGGATACGTGGGGTTGTCCTAGACTGCTGCACTGGATTAGGGTACACTACCTTAGTAGCACTTAGGAAGGGCGCTAGGAGGGTTGTAACAGTGGAGGCTGATGATAATGTTATTGAATTAGCGAGCTACAATCCCTGGAGCATCCACTTGGCTGATCCAAGGGTTGACTTAATGCTTGGGGATATTTATGAAGTCTCCGGGTGGATTAGGGATTCCGCATTTGATGTTATAATCCATGACCCACCTAGACCCACTAAAAGATTCACTGCACTGTACTCTGAGGAGCTTTATAGGATTTACAGTAGGTTACTGAGGAAGGGTGGTTTACTGTACCACTATGTGCCAATGACTGGGGTTAAGTATAGGGGGCGTAATGTTAGGCGTGGGGTTATTGAAAGGTTAAGGAGCGTAGGCTTCATTATAATTGGTGAGAATGAGTATGGCTTATTAGCCAGGAAGGGTAGTTAA
- a CDS encoding transcription elongation factor Spt5 — protein MQEDKCVFIGVRVIAGQEYNVAAIIRTRLELMEKDKKKYYNVPSIVVPPNVQGQVYLETPHSYVAIDLSTGIKQYRGLMMGKVPLSELMKMIKREIKVQINDVVEIITEPFRGFKAKVVDVDEKSNTVKLLLFDTATNIPVTLPIKSVRVIEEKQQ, from the coding sequence ATGCAGGAGGATAAATGCGTCTTCATTGGTGTAAGGGTCATTGCTGGTCAAGAGTATAATGTTGCAGCTATAATTAGGACCAGACTGGAGTTGATGGAGAAGGATAAGAAGAAGTACTATAATGTACCATCCATAGTTGTTCCACCTAATGTACAGGGGCAAGTGTACCTAGAGACACCGCACTCTTATGTGGCTATTGACTTATCAACAGGTATAAAGCAATACAGGGGGTTAATGATGGGTAAAGTTCCTTTAAGTGAATTAATGAAGATGATTAAGAGGGAGATTAAGGTTCAGATTAATGATGTTGTGGAGATAATAACGGAACCATTCAGGGGCTTTAAGGCTAAGGTAGTTGATGTTGATGAGAAGAGTAACACCGTTAAACTCCTACTATTCGATACTGCAACCAATATACCGGTAACATTACCCATTAAGTCAGTTAGAGTCATTGAGGAGAAGCAGCAATAA